One segment of Flavobacteriales bacterium DNA contains the following:
- a CDS encoding TraR/DksA family transcriptional regulator, with amino-acid sequence MAKKKTDDFVRYSDKDLKMFEGLINEKLEAAREDLELLKGTLTHTDDNSTDDTSPTFKMMEDGSETLSREETAQLAMRQEKFIRHLEEALIRIKNKTYGVCRVTGKLIRKERLMLVPHATLSIEAKNAQG; translated from the coding sequence ATGGCTAAAAAGAAAACCGATGATTTCGTCCGTTACTCGGACAAGGACCTCAAAATGTTCGAGGGATTGATCAATGAGAAGTTGGAGGCCGCCCGCGAGGATCTGGAATTGCTCAAGGGTACACTGACCCATACGGATGATAACAGTACGGACGACACTTCTCCTACATTCAAGATGATGGAGGATGGTTCAGAGACCTTGTCCCGAGAGGAGACAGCCCAATTGGCCATGCGTCAAGAGAAGTTCATCCGCCACCTGGAAGAGGCCTTGATCCGTATCAAGAACAAGACCTACGGTGTATGTCGCGTAACTGGCAAGCTTATCCGCAAAGAACGGCTGATGCTCGTTCCACATGCTACCTTGAGCATTGAGGCGAAGAACGCCCAAGGTTGA
- a CDS encoding lipoprotein signal peptidase: MRRRTPKVESPVLRRALITIFTVLTIDQVSKIWVKLHMYQNERFAVLGDWFYIHFLENRGMAFGFEFGGEWGKIALSSFRVLAVIVIARYIYRFIQKGYHPGFIVASSMVLAGAIGNIIDSAVYGLIFSESPPNIPITADFLPPDGGYAAFMMGNVVDMLHFPLFSFHWPDWVPKVGGTEFEFFRPVFNIADSAITVGLACIFIFQKRFFPEEGLKAVLDENDEEERP; this comes from the coding sequence TTGAGGCGAAGAACGCCCAAGGTTGAATCACCCGTCTTGAGAAGAGCCCTCATCACCATCTTTACTGTGCTTACGATCGACCAGGTCTCCAAGATCTGGGTCAAGCTTCATATGTACCAGAATGAGCGTTTCGCTGTGCTGGGTGATTGGTTCTACATCCATTTCTTAGAGAATCGCGGCATGGCCTTCGGTTTCGAATTCGGAGGGGAATGGGGCAAGATCGCCTTGAGTTCTTTCCGTGTACTCGCGGTCATCGTCATTGCCCGTTATATCTATCGATTCATTCAGAAGGGCTATCACCCGGGCTTCATCGTGGCCTCTTCCATGGTATTGGCCGGAGCTATTGGCAATATCATCGATTCGGCCGTCTATGGCCTGATCTTCAGTGAGAGCCCGCCCAATATTCCCATCACAGCTGACTTCTTACCGCCTGATGGTGGTTATGCCGCATTCATGATGGGTAATGTCGTGGATATGCTCCACTTTCCCCTCTTCAGCTTCCATTGGCCCGATTGGGTACCCAAAGTTGGTGGGACCGAATTCGAATTCTTCCGTCCCGTGTTCAATATCGCGGACTCGGCCATTACAGTGGGGCTGGCCTGTATCTTCATTTTCCAGAAGCGATTCTTCCCTGAAGAAGGACTGAAGGCCGTTCTCGATGAGAATGATGAAGAAGAGCGACCCTAA
- a CDS encoding class I SAM-dependent methyltransferase, translating into MHQQQDDTENITYLSDTERIFSEEGQKFQGEKYLPKIERVRQYLRPDAQRSLDVGIGYGLFMIFTERELGLTSHGLDPFPKSIEIARQYTSAEIKEGAIEDSDWQYPEGHFDFISCLDVTEHLEEPAAFYRNVQKYLAPGGLVLMTTPNRSFAYEMRSWPLIGIPDKNTTHINVQAPSYWDRLAKEHGFEIVDSWRGEHLTHVRVLPGLMQRFCNVLGLDPKTTPVVNRFQQAYNQILRVK; encoded by the coding sequence ATGCATCAACAACAGGACGATACGGAGAACATCACCTACCTCTCCGATACAGAGCGCATCTTCTCGGAAGAAGGCCAGAAATTCCAAGGTGAGAAGTACCTACCCAAGATAGAGCGGGTACGTCAATACCTGCGCCCCGATGCTCAGCGCTCTTTGGATGTAGGTATTGGCTATGGTCTGTTCATGATATTCACCGAGAGGGAACTCGGTCTCACATCCCATGGACTGGACCCCTTTCCGAAGTCTATCGAGATCGCCCGTCAATACACTTCAGCAGAGATCAAGGAGGGTGCCATTGAAGATTCCGACTGGCAATACCCAGAAGGTCATTTCGATTTCATCTCCTGCTTGGACGTCACGGAACATCTGGAAGAGCCGGCCGCATTCTATAGAAACGTACAGAAATACCTGGCTCCTGGAGGTCTGGTCCTCATGACCACGCCCAATCGATCCTTTGCCTATGAGATGCGTTCATGGCCCTTGATCGGCATTCCCGACAAGAACACCACGCACATCAATGTACAAGCTCCCAGCTATTGGGACCGCCTGGCCAAGGAGCATGGCTTTGAGATAGTGGACTCCTGGAGAGGGGAGCACCTCACCCATGTGCGTGTATTACCTGGGCTGATGCAGAGATTCTGCAATGTTCTAGGTCTGGATCCGAAGACCACTCCGGTAGTCAATCGCTTCCAACAGGCGTATAATCAGATTCTGAGAGTCAAGTGA